TACCCCACCGCTCATATACGGTGCCTCGAAACAACTGGACCGGTTAGGCAGCTTTCGGTACAGCGTCTACAACGAAACCCGAACATAACCGTGCCAACGGGCAGACGAAACGCACTAGAGCTCGTGGCTGGCAGGTAGAACATCAGTGCGTTATTTCGAGCACTGTGGCACGATTTACGCTGTAGGTTTTtcggtgtttgttttcatcgcTTCAACTCCCCCAGTGCGGTTTTCTCATCTCGCCACGCAATGTCACCACACACGGGATGGtttgtgctggtgctggtgtacGTCATCGGTCTGATCGGATCATCTGTGGCATGTTAGTGCGGCGCTCCAAAATGGCTCTTGTTTCCGAGGGATCTGATCATTAACAGCTATCGTTCAATTCTGCCTCTTTGCAGTAAACCTACAAGACGAATGTCAGACACCGGACGGTAATGCGGGCTCATGTGTGCAGATACGATCGTGCCTCTCGATCCGAAGCCTGCTGCtattgaaggaaaaaatgaCTCCGGAGGATCGGACCTTTGTCAGAAATTCGAACTGTGGCCAGCAGGGTCGTTCGGTGCTTGTATGCTGTCCGCTCGTTCGCAAGCTGACCGGAAGATTTGACGCACCGGTAGAGCTACCGCCACCGGGTGAGTGTGGTAAAATGCAGTCGGACCGTATCGTCGGTGGTGAGAGGACCTCACTAGATGCTTACCCTTGGCTGACGAGGATTCAGTACTACAAAGGTAGGGGACTTTTTCTTGAACCAATTCGTGTAAAGCTTCAATAGACACTGACACGCTACAATGGTTGCAGGCAGTAATCGGTACGGATTCCACTGCGGTGGAGTGCTCATCCACAATCAGTACGTTCTAACGGCTGCTCATTGCATTGAAGGCGTACCATCTAGCTGGATCGTGTAAGTGTACCGCTTAATGGTGGCTAGCGACAAAATCACTCACCTTTCTATTATACCACAGATATCAGGTCCGGCTGGGCGAGTACGATACAACAACTGACATTGACTGTATTGACGATGATTGTGCTGACCCGGTGCGAGACGTACTGATCAGCGCGTATGTAGTGCACCCGGAGTACTACAAACAAAACGGTGCAGATTACAACGATATCGCACTGCTGCAACTGGCGGAATCGATTGAATTCACAGACTTTATTCGCCCGATCTGTTTACCGGTTACGCAGGAAACCCGCGAAGCCAACCTAACCGGCAAGTATGTAACCGTAGCCGGTTGGGGACAAACGGAAAACAGTACTTCGAGCACAAAAAAATTGCATCTGCGTGTGCCCGTCGTAGATAACGAAGCGTGTGCCGATGCGTTCAGCGCGATACGGTTGGAAATTATTTCCACCCAGCTTTGTGCCGGCGGTGAGAAGGGCAAAGATTCGTGCCGTGGTGACTCTGGCGGGCCCCTGATGCGATACGGGGATGGTCGATCGGCTTTCAAGTTCTGGTACCTGATCGGTGTGGTGAGCTTCGGTCTGGAGCAGTGTGGTACGGACGGTGTACCCGGGGTCTACACACGCATGAGCGAATACATGGACTGGGTGTTGGAAACGATGGTATAGCAGTCTATGATTCTTAGCTTCTGTAGAAGCTCCACATCTGTAAAGAAAATACATCTATAGCGGCAAAGCGAATTGGACTGTGTAATTCATTGATCTTagcttcaataaaaaatatcacccgataatttgttttaaagttaGAACACATTCATCAATTTTAGCCATAGCGGCGACGAGCTTCATATAAAAGATCATCATCTTGTCGTGCACAGGAATCAAGGACATTACCACCTTGCCTATAACAAATGACTAAAACTAATAACAACTTAATCTTCTCCGAGCCtgaaaaatatttgttgcCATCCACTACATCAAAATGGCTTGTTAAGAGAATCTTATGGAAAAgtgttttcttcaccttcttcCCAGTTTATTCAAGCAATATCTGGCGgttagaaaaaagaaatcaatgtTCGTTCTACTATATTGCACTATCGACTGGATTGTTATACGATCGATGTTATTTTTCATCGAATTATTATATGGATTGTCATAATTATCAACTTTAATTTGTACGTTGTGATCTTGTTAGCACGTTTTCTGTTGCATGTTTAAAGTTCTGGACTAtcttatattttgtttttatttctcagtATTCGCAAACCTGTTGCCATCACCAAGTAGATTCCAATTTCATTCCGGTTTGgaaattatgtaaatattcACCAAATTTCTTATAGGTTTTAttgaatgtttcgttttattttttaatttttaacccCGATAACGAATTTGTTAtgcaaatgcaacaaatttaattatttctttatttttaggAACATCTTTTAAATCTTCCAAAATACTTACTGATGAAAGGGAAACTAAACATGtcttttatttgttgcatTGTTCGAACGAAACTAATTTACATGATTTTGCAGAGCGCGATACGGTATAGCTTAGGAATGACGAAGAAGGGTGATTTAAGAAACGGCtctagttttaaaagtaaGCCGGCAGTTTATATCATTTAACTTTGAGCAAAAACAGTCAAATTGTATAGAGAATATTTGTTCGTCGAAATCATTAGCCGTACGATATATCAGTTTTTAATCAAGTTCCCACCGGCGGGTAATGAAATGATTAACACCAAAACAGGTTTTGCGGCCTAAAGTAAAGCACCCATTTCATCATCAAACCACTTAAACATTCAAGTCGCGTACAAGCACAATGCATGCAAGCAGGGAAATTCCCGAAATGACAAATGTTACATAAAAAGAATTACTGATAGAAGGAAACCCACTATTTTAAATCCTACTAGTTCCGTCCCGGTTGGACACTGGGCACAATTACATTTGAGATTTGATGAAGCCTCGCAACCACGTGTTAATATTCTTAATTGCATAGGATGTAGCAGAATGTGTAGTTCAGTTAAGTTcagttgcaaaagaaaaagcacaaTGATACAAAACTCGTTTCCACCTCCTAAAGGAGTTCCCCAAAACGCCTAGCGTACGATCATCGGTTCGTCACCACAAACGCGCGCGCAACACGAATCACCCACCTGCTTTTGCTCGCGTTCACCAATGGTTAGTTTCCGTTTCGCACTCGAACCGTACGCACAGTGGATCTACCTGTTCCGTTCAGCGATCAGGTGTAGGATAGAACAGGTGCTGAAACGTACCGGTCTGAACGTCCGTACCGTAGCAAACGAACGAGATGCCTTCCGTACGTGATTGTATGCAGGTAGCGGTACGGGTAATTATCGGCGTCATATGCGTGCTACATTCCGGCGTGGCTCAGTGTGAGTGTTGAGTTTGTGTTTACGTTTAGACGGATTGTCACAGGAACGTGAAGCGTACAACCTATATTAGACGCTGACTGCTGCACGCTTTCTATTTCCCATCAGATCAGAACCAGTGCCGAACACCGGACCAAAAGGGGGGAATCTGTGTAACGGTGGATCATTGTCCGTTGATCCAGCGTCTGCTGAATCAACCGCTTCTGACGGCAAACATCGTACGCTACCTCGAAGCCAGTCGCTGCGGGATCCTCGACAAGAAAGTGCTAGTGTGCTGTGAAGCTACAGGGAATACAGTTCCGGCCACAACGAACCAGCCGGCCGTGCAACCACAACCACCCAGCAGTCCACCCGTTGCGAACAGATTGTCTTACGATGAAAAGCTTCAGCTACTGCCTGAAGAGTGTGGAATTCAGTATACAGATCGCATCATCGGCGGTGAACGGGCACATATCGATGAATATCCCTGGACTGCTCGGATCCAGCATCGGCGTAGGAGTAAGTGTCCAACGTTTCGATAAAGTTTCGGGAACTCCGTCTAAAGTATGCTTTTTCCTCTGTTTTAGACGGCGACCTTAAGTTTCACTGTGGTGGGGCACTTATAAACGAACGCTACGTACTGACAGCGGGACACTGTATTAACATTCATCAAAGCTGGACACTGTAAGTGTGCGCGTGTAGCGAAATGCAACGACGGCTCTCTGACGAAACGATTATTTTCAGAACGGCGGTCCGTTTAGGTGAGTGGGACACCGAGTCGGATAGAGATTGTGACGTATCCCACGGCGAAACAGTTTGTGCCGACCCCGTTCAGGATATTGCAATCGAGAAAGTGCTAGTACATCCGAGATACACCGTCAGTACGTCGTCCGTAAAGAACGATATAGCACAAATACGTCTTGCCCGTACAGTACAGTTTAATGATTACGTGCAGCCCATTTGCTTACCAATACAACCCGCGGAGCGTATGAAGTCTTACGATGGAATACGATTCGTTGTAGCTGGTTGGGGTCAAACAGAGGAAGGTACGCAACAGTGCCCATCAGTTGATGCAGATCGCCGTGGTCGTGATGCGCTAATACGTTTATCTACCTTTTTTCTAGAATTGCAAAGTCGCTATAAACTATTCGTTGGAGTCTCTGGTGTTCCGGAGCAACAGTGCAGACAGCAGTATCCGGGAGCCAATATCGATCAGACGCAGGTGTGCGCGGGTGGAACAGCGAATAAAGATTCCTGTCGTGGTGATTCCGGTGGACCGCTCATGTACGTTGGGCAGCGCAATTTTGAAGGCGTTATGTATCTTGGCGGTGTGGTTAGCTTTGGTCGAAAGTGCGGACTCGAGGGCGTGCCGGGGGTGTACACCCGGGTCAGCCAGTACATTGAATGGATCGTGAATAATCTAGAACCGTAGTGTTGTTTCTCGGGCAAGGCACACATTTAATTACGCATTAGACTTACAATAAGTGACAGCTTCTACTTCTCTAAGTCTTTTTTCTACACATTCCATAGTACTCGTACAAGCTGCGGAACTGTATTGCAAAGCTTGCTGATTGTTTATTGTGTGTGTTACTACTGCAAAGCGCATTATAGTTTCAGTTTGCTGTCGAGCCAGTCCACGTACTGTCCGACGCGGGTGTAAACCGATACACCATCGAAATTCGCACAGCTCGACAGCGAACTAAGCACACCAACAATTTCGTACACTGGTCGTCGTGGATCGGGGTTGATCATTTTCATCCCCGTCAAAGCACCTCCAGCATCACCAATCGTTTGCTCGCCGGAATCAACACAGACGAAGTTGTACGATGTTCCTGCAACCGAGGGCACATACCGTTGACAGGCAGTTTGATTCAGTGGGCTAAAGTTGGTGAGCAGCTTGTACCGACTGCCTGAAGTCTCTaatgattttaataaatacaccAATGAACGAcggtttgtaaaaaaaatacacaacttACCGCACGTGTTCTGGTTCCAGCCGGCAACGCTGTATGTCAGAGCTTCATTAATCACGGGAGATTCTGGCAGACAGATGGGGAATATCCAATCACTTAGCGCGACGGGTTGGGAAAGTTTCAGCACAGCAATATCGTTTCGCCGACCGGTATATGCGTCGTGCATTATGACTTGCGTCACTGCGATATCGTACGAAGGTTCGGCACACACGAGATCGTCACTGTCTGGGGACACAATACAATCTACCGCAGATTCTAGATCCCATTCACCAAGTCGCACTGTTAAGCTAAGACAGACGTAGAAGCGTAATATATGTTACCCATAAACTATACCGAAGGTAATAACATACCTTGACCAAGATTCAACATCATCCACACAGCTTGCCGCCGTTAGCACGTACTGTGGTGCGATAAGTGTACCGCTGCAGTTGTACTTGCTATCGTATGCTGTGTAACCAAAGAGAGAAACTGAGCACTGAGCTTGCAACTAGGTAAGAACACGCCATACCCTGATTTCCGTAGTGGAGCAGTGCAGTCCAAGGATGATGGCCGATGGTATAGTTAGTCATTTTCACTTCCGATTGGAAACCACACACGTTTGGCGATGATCCTACAACAGCTTCCATAGGGCGATTCTCTTCGGCATTCACCCGGATGGTTGTATTAGTCCCATTCTCTACCCCGATAGGAAGAATTGAACTTTGAGGGCAACAGACAAGGGCTCTTCCATCCGGCGTTCGACCACATTCCGTACCGTACAGGTACTGAATGTCTTCGTTTGTAAGGACTTCTTTGCGAATCGTTGCCAGTACACTATCACACTGCTTTACCGGTACACAGCGTCCCCGCTGTTGACCTTCGGTTATGCAAAGCTGTCGAAAAGAGTCTTAATTCAtgtgttattttaaaaacatgcCAACACGGTCAAGGGGTTTGCTTCGCACATTGTTACTTACGTCGTCCAGCGTATGATACTGTAAGGAGTagtacaaaagcaaaaccacagAGCCATTTACATCCGGGTAACGCTCGCGAATAATACATTCTCGTACATGTACAGTTGAAGACTGAGAATGGAGCTGATAACTACGTCTACGTCTACGTCTACTACGTACAGCCCATAAAGTAGTACAACCACGCTTACAAACATTAATACAATTTACTGATTAAAAGGGAATATAGGCAAAAACTAATTGTTCGACAActatgcacaaacacacgcgcacgatTATCTTACTTTCCAAAAGAGATTAAGGGTTTAAAGCAGGGTTCTCAAAATTTTTCATCTCGCGGGctgcattggttgaaactaccGTACCTGAGAGCCTCACCCAGATATTGCATTCGAGATAATTTGTTATCCACAATGTAAGCCTTTCAATTTTagttaataaaacaatagaaaatattAGAACTATATTTAATGAACCAGTTTCATGTGCTTATGTTTCATGTGATTCATGTCTCAACTTTACCAATAGCCTGCTAGGCCGCAATGGAGACTCTAAAGGGCCCTGGTTTAAAGAAGCGCTATTTTTAATCTCATTCGCTTTAACGCTTCGCTTTGACGCTCATCCCTTGGAGCTTGATCTTTTGTACACCCTCTCGACCTGGAcataacaacacacaaactTAACCTAATGGCGGGATTTTTTGTCTAGTAAAAATTATAATCTGCCTAATAAACGCCATGCCGCAACTCAACGCAAGAACGCCACCAGGTCAATTATTATCAAATTACCCCAGATTTGGCCGAACGTAATATTAATCTTCGGTGATACACTAGTGGTGCACGCGGCGGACATAATTCATTTCCGATCGTGTCATCTCCCTCAACGTGTTGACGCTAAGATTTTTCCAACGAAAAGACGGCAAATTTAATCCGTAATGCGAATGGTACCTTTTTGCTGctcatttgcatttaattaaattttccgaTTTCATTTCGGGcccgatggttttttttcccgaaTGTATTGGTTACGGAAAGCGGCTGTGCTACAGTCTGGCCGTGTTTCATCGTTTTCGGTCAGTGAACTCCACCGTATTTCTCCAGTAAATGAATCAACTTAGCATAAAGTTATCGGAAGGAAGCCAAACGGTTATCCTTTGCTGTGTCTTTCTTCTTAATAATTCAAATAATCAGTCCTGCTTTcgtctcttttctttttacactCTTTTTACACACATTAGCATCTCAGACGAGACAAGGCAGACGGTACAAAATATAGATTCGGACGATTGTTTATTAATGAAGCTCGACATGCTCGATTGGAGCGTTTACAATCGATTACATTTAGCCCTTTTTAGCAGG
This region of Anopheles marshallii chromosome 2, idAnoMarsDA_429_01, whole genome shotgun sequence genomic DNA includes:
- the LOC128717886 gene encoding CLIP domain-containing serine protease B9-like, yielding MYYSRALPGCKWLCGFAFVLLLTVSYAGRHSFRQLCITEGQQRGRCVPVKQCDSVLATIRKEVLTNEDIQYLYGTECGRTPDGRALVCCPQSSILPIGVENGTNTTIRVNAEENRPMEAVVGSSPNVCGFQSEVKMTNYTIGHHPWTALLHYGNQAYDSKYNCSGTLIAPQYVLTAASCVDDVESWSSLTVRLGEWDLESAVDCIVSPDSDDLVCAEPSYDIAVTQVIMHDAYTGRRNDIAVLKLSQPVALSDWIFPICLPESPVINEALTYSVAGWNQNTCETSGSRYKLLTNFSPLNQTACQRYVPSVAGTSYNFVCVDSGEQTIGDAGGALTGMKMINPDPRRPVYEIVGVLSSLSSCANFDGVSVYTRVGQYVDWLDSKLKL
- the LOC128719588 gene encoding CLIP domain-containing serine protease B4-like, coding for MPSVRDCMQVAVRVIIGVICVLHSGVAQYQNQCRTPDQKGGICVTVDHCPLIQRLLNQPLLTANIVRYLEASRCGILDKKVLVCCEATGNTVPATTNQPAVQPQPPSSPPVANRLSYDEKLQLLPEECGIQYTDRIIGGERAHIDEYPWTARIQHRRRNGDLKFHCGGALINERYVLTAGHCINIHQSWTLTAVRLGEWDTESDRDCDVSHGETVCADPVQDIAIEKVLVHPRYTVSTSSVKNDIAQIRLARTVQFNDYVQPICLPIQPAERMKSYDGIRFVVAGWGQTEEELQSRYKLFVGVSGVPEQQCRQQYPGANIDQTQVCAGGTANKDSCRGDSGGPLMYVGQRNFEGVMYLGGVVSFGRKCGLEGVPGVYTRVSQYIEWIVNNLEP
- the LOC128719596 gene encoding CLIP domain-containing serine protease B4-like, with translation MSPHTGWFVLVLVYVIGLIGSSVALNLQDECQTPDGNAGSCVQIRSCLSIRSLLLLKEKMTPEDRTFVRNSNCGQQGRSVLVCCPLVRKLTGRFDAPVELPPPGECGKMQSDRIVGGERTSLDAYPWLTRIQYYKGSNRYGFHCGGVLIHNQYVLTAAHCIEGVPSSWIVYQVRLGEYDTTTDIDCIDDDCADPVRDVLISAYVVHPEYYKQNGADYNDIALLQLAESIEFTDFIRPICLPVTQETREANLTGKYVTVAGWGQTENSTSSTKKLHLRVPVVDNEACADAFSAIRLEIISTQLCAGGEKGKDSCRGDSGGPLMRYGDGRSAFKFWYLIGVVSFGLEQCGTDGVPGVYTRMSEYMDWVLETMV